The Lysinibacillus pakistanensis genome includes a window with the following:
- a CDS encoding tetratricopeptide repeat-containing diguanylate cyclase, which produces MNTQEFEELWITLNELYNANRFLEYIELSSAAIESAIMLEMYDKAILLLRYRCASYFQTGDLQVSISVLEQYRELTFQYGNDIDVIHYYILAAIYWGTFGHLKKSEELMLKGLKIAERIQHVESMGKIYNNLSDLEIALGSYQTAKEFALKSLYYANAFETKHDNPYTGIIHPKINLAVAQIWLEEFEKAHEVLQELLTTIQKPPYSKVQLEIMNANALLYERQGRIGEAIDLYQKSKHYALQNNDLALLQTIYDSLVKLIEEQGNKVVLCAIQKEYINILLEIQRENYTHVLFEMEYNDEKKQLEKSSYIDPLTNIYNRRYFDENAEKMVQKAAAKKQQLALMMVDLDHFKAINDRNGHLFGDDALTITATTLKEFFQPFESIVARFGGDEFIVLSQIKVGESAQTLAENLYKKLASLSLVIKDKAIHLAFSIGVSTNNKGQVTKVDELIHQADTALYASKRNGRNQITVFKQHIDIGND; this is translated from the coding sequence ATGAATACACAGGAGTTTGAAGAACTATGGATTACGCTAAATGAATTATATAATGCGAATCGCTTTTTAGAATATATCGAATTAAGTAGTGCCGCAATCGAAAGTGCTATTATGCTAGAGATGTATGATAAAGCAATCCTTTTATTACGGTATCGCTGTGCCAGTTATTTTCAAACAGGTGATTTGCAGGTTTCCATCAGTGTGCTTGAGCAATATCGTGAATTAACCTTTCAATACGGCAATGACATTGATGTAATTCACTATTATATTTTAGCGGCCATCTATTGGGGGACATTTGGTCATTTAAAAAAATCTGAGGAGCTTATGCTAAAGGGACTTAAAATTGCTGAACGCATTCAACATGTAGAAAGTATGGGAAAAATTTATAATAATCTAAGTGATTTAGAAATTGCATTAGGAAGCTATCAAACAGCAAAAGAATTCGCATTAAAGAGCTTATATTATGCAAATGCTTTTGAGACAAAGCATGACAATCCGTATACAGGAATTATCCACCCTAAAATAAACTTAGCCGTCGCGCAAATTTGGCTAGAAGAATTTGAAAAAGCACATGAAGTCTTACAAGAGCTACTCACGACTATTCAGAAACCTCCATATTCCAAAGTACAGTTGGAGATTATGAATGCCAATGCTTTACTTTATGAAAGACAGGGTCGTATTGGAGAGGCCATCGATTTATATCAAAAATCAAAGCACTATGCCCTCCAAAATAATGATCTTGCTTTACTACAAACCATTTACGATTCTTTAGTGAAGCTAATTGAGGAACAGGGGAATAAAGTAGTATTGTGTGCGATTCAGAAGGAATATATTAATATTTTGCTAGAAATCCAACGGGAAAATTATACACATGTGTTATTTGAAATGGAGTATAATGACGAGAAAAAGCAACTAGAAAAATCCTCTTATATTGACCCATTAACGAATATCTATAATCGACGTTATTTTGATGAGAACGCAGAAAAGATGGTGCAGAAAGCTGCAGCTAAAAAACAGCAGTTAGCATTAATGATGGTTGATTTAGATCATTTTAAAGCCATTAATGATAGGAATGGTCATTTGTTTGGTGATGATGCATTAACCATTACAGCTACAACATTAAAGGAATTTTTCCAACCCTTTGAATCAATCGTTGCGCGTTTTGGAGGAGATGAATTTATTGTTCTTAGTCAAATAAAGGTGGGGGAATCTGCCCAAACATTGGCAGAAAATCTCTATAAAAAATTAGCATCTTTATCTTTAGTCATAAAAGATAAAGCGATTCATTTAGCGTTTAGTATTGGCGTGAGCACCAATAACAAGGGGCAGGTAACAAAAGTCGATGAGCTTATTCATCAGGCTGATACCGCCCTCTATGCCTCAAAACGCAATGGTCGCAATCAAATTACTGTTTTTAAACAACATATTGATATTGGAAATGATTGA
- a CDS encoding LolA family protein: MNWKKTLRAAGLVAALTFSLVGCNTEASYSPQEIIDQALQETKEPLTYYGEFTMDMGEAGGTAHVKEWSKDGKRRIDMTTENGEHVISVNNGSEIMMYDVVEKTAQKMKYKEGDLDGLQSPRDQAELLFNMVKDTHDVKIDGEEKIAGRDTYKVVAKVKKEDTLTGDMEVWIDKKTWLTLKTVTNSAGSKLTVEYTKIDVNAKIDDTQFTVDVPDDVEIEEITTQEPEAVTLDVVKEQLGEFLMIPEENGIALTTIQDMKVEERPEFSFDYQKDEQPAFSVSVFKMTESYTEFGGPQDEKPIEVREQQGTYMELGEFLTISWQENGYQYNIIRENPELSKEDLVAYANQMTINK, translated from the coding sequence ATGAATTGGAAAAAAACTTTACGTGCAGCAGGTTTAGTTGCCGCACTAACATTTAGCTTAGTAGGTTGTAATACGGAGGCATCGTATTCACCACAGGAAATTATTGATCAAGCGTTACAGGAAACGAAAGAACCACTTACTTATTACGGCGAATTCACAATGGACATGGGCGAAGCTGGTGGAACAGCTCATGTCAAGGAATGGTCTAAGGATGGTAAACGACGTATTGATATGACAACTGAAAATGGAGAACATGTCATTTCTGTCAATAACGGTTCTGAAATTATGATGTATGATGTTGTTGAAAAAACAGCACAGAAGATGAAATATAAAGAGGGTGACTTGGATGGTCTACAATCACCGAGAGATCAGGCGGAATTGTTATTTAATATGGTGAAGGATACACATGATGTGAAGATTGACGGCGAAGAGAAAATTGCAGGTAGAGATACGTACAAAGTGGTAGCAAAAGTAAAAAAGGAAGATACACTTACTGGTGACATGGAAGTATGGATTGATAAAAAAACATGGCTAACATTAAAAACCGTAACGAATAGTGCAGGAAGTAAATTGACTGTGGAGTATACCAAAATTGATGTTAATGCGAAAATCGATGACACGCAATTTACAGTGGATGTTCCAGACGATGTTGAAATAGAAGAAATAACGACACAGGAACCTGAGGCAGTAACACTAGATGTGGTGAAAGAGCAGCTTGGTGAATTTCTAATGATCCCAGAAGAAAATGGTATTGCATTAACGACAATTCAGGATATGAAGGTGGAGGAACGTCCAGAGTTTTCATTTGATTATCAGAAAGATGAACAGCCTGCTTTCTCAGTTTCAGTGTTTAAAATGACCGAAAGTTATACGGAGTTTGGTGGCCCTCAAGATGAAAAACCGATTGAGGTGCGTGAGCAGCAAGGTACCTACATGGAGTTAGGCGAATTTTTAACGATTAGCTGGCAGGAAAATGGCTACCAATACAATATCATTAGAGAAAATCCAGAGCTGTCAAAAGAAGACTTAGTCGCATATGCCAATCAAATGACCATCAATAAATGA
- a CDS encoding sulfite exporter TauE/SafE family protein translates to MDIDLLSLAILLVLGFIASFLNAIVGGGGLISLPAFMAVGLPPSTAIATNKLANTISNGTSMLTFLRAGKVDFKKIGQIIPFIFIGSLIGAYTVHLVSPTILKPLMIVMLVLVTTYTVFKKDWGQQPEERILTATKKITFIGAFAVIGFYDGFFGPGTGSFFIFILLMMGNDFLQAAGNAKAFNFTSNLAALIMFLLLGEVNFLYGLPVGFVMIFGAILGSKFALKRGTKMMRIIFIIMTCTLILKNAWDYFIQ, encoded by the coding sequence ATGGACATCGATTTACTGTCACTTGCCATATTATTAGTTCTTGGCTTTATCGCATCCTTTTTAAATGCGATTGTTGGTGGGGGAGGATTAATTTCCTTGCCTGCGTTTATGGCTGTTGGACTGCCACCCAGTACTGCTATCGCCACAAACAAACTTGCCAATACAATCAGCAATGGCACAAGCATGTTAACTTTTCTACGAGCTGGCAAGGTAGACTTCAAAAAAATCGGACAGATCATCCCTTTCATCTTCATCGGCTCTTTAATTGGAGCCTATACGGTCCATCTTGTATCTCCTACCATTTTAAAGCCCTTAATGATTGTTATGCTCGTCCTTGTGACCACTTATACAGTTTTCAAAAAAGATTGGGGACAGCAGCCTGAGGAAAGAATATTAACAGCCACTAAAAAAATCACTTTCATCGGTGCTTTTGCTGTCATTGGCTTTTATGATGGTTTCTTTGGACCTGGAACTGGTTCGTTTTTTATTTTTATTTTATTAATGATGGGAAATGATTTCTTACAGGCTGCGGGCAATGCAAAAGCGTTTAATTTCACGTCAAATTTAGCAGCACTTATTATGTTTTTACTGTTAGGAGAAGTTAATTTTTTATACGGACTACCTGTTGGGTTTGTCATGATTTTTGGGGCCATCTTAGGTTCAAAATTTGCACTGAAACGCGGGACAAAAATGATGCGTATCATTTTCATTATCATGACATGTACATTAATTCTTAAAAATGCTTGGGATTATTTTATTCAATAA
- a CDS encoding MerR family transcriptional regulator produces the protein MKIKQFAEKYQLTTDTVRYYEKEGLLYPHKLDNGYRVYDDTCENTIKLILVLRQLGFTLQEIKQLLMLDQKPVSESCNQETVQLFSTKIAHIEQQLLFYQQALQSLQLTKTLMADGKYAENQVVIASLIEDMYKKLQEGHGHYETT, from the coding sequence ATGAAAATTAAACAATTTGCTGAGAAATATCAATTAACAACCGATACAGTGCGCTACTACGAGAAGGAAGGGCTACTGTATCCACATAAACTAGACAATGGCTATCGTGTGTATGATGACACTTGTGAAAATACGATTAAATTAATCTTAGTATTAAGACAGCTTGGCTTTACATTACAAGAAATCAAGCAATTACTCATGCTTGATCAAAAGCCTGTTTCTGAATCCTGCAATCAAGAAACCGTACAGTTATTCTCTACAAAAATCGCTCATATTGAACAGCAATTATTGTTTTATCAGCAGGCACTCCAATCCTTACAGCTAACGAAGACCTTGATGGCTGATGGGAAGTATGCAGAAAATCAAGTAGTAATCGCCTCGCTCATCGAAGATATGTATAAAAAATTACAGGAAGGTCATGGTCATTATGAAACTACGTAA
- a CDS encoding inorganic phosphate transporter has product MDTILLITILVVIFALVFDFINGFHDTANAIATSVSTRALKPRTAVYMAAVMNFVGAITFVGVAKALTKDIVDPFSLNAYDGDITGSVVILAALLSAITWNLLTWYFGIPSSSSHTLIGSVAGAAIAAAGFDVLNYAGFIKIIQALIFSPLLAFAAGFLMMSLLKVLFKDMNLYRTNKGFRTMQIGTAALQSFTHGTNDAQKAMGIITLALIAGGLHQGDDIPFWVRFAAACAMGLGTSVGGYKIIKTVGGKIMKIRPVNGVAADLASASIIFGATLIHLPVSTTHVISSSIMGVGTAHRVKGVKWGMARKIVTTWVITMPISAVMAGAIYFILSLFF; this is encoded by the coding sequence ATGGATACGATATTACTAATAACAATATTAGTCGTTATATTCGCACTTGTGTTCGATTTTATTAACGGCTTCCATGATACAGCCAACGCGATTGCAACTTCTGTATCAACAAGGGCTTTAAAGCCGCGGACAGCAGTATATATGGCTGCGGTGATGAACTTCGTTGGAGCAATTACTTTTGTTGGGGTTGCCAAAGCACTCACAAAAGATATTGTGGACCCGTTTAGCTTAAATGCCTATGATGGTGATATTACTGGCTCTGTTGTGATTTTAGCAGCCTTATTATCTGCCATTACATGGAATTTGCTAACATGGTATTTTGGCATTCCATCGAGTTCGTCTCATACATTAATTGGATCTGTTGCAGGAGCAGCGATTGCCGCAGCGGGATTTGATGTTTTGAACTATGCAGGCTTTATTAAAATTATTCAAGCACTTATTTTTTCACCATTGCTAGCGTTTGCAGCAGGTTTCCTGATGATGTCATTGTTAAAAGTACTCTTTAAGGATATGAATCTATATCGTACGAATAAAGGTTTTCGAACAATGCAAATTGGTACTGCCGCTCTACAATCTTTTACACATGGTACAAATGATGCACAAAAGGCGATGGGTATTATTACGCTCGCTTTAATAGCTGGTGGCTTGCATCAGGGCGATGATATTCCTTTTTGGGTACGTTTCGCGGCGGCATGTGCAATGGGTCTTGGTACTTCTGTAGGTGGTTATAAAATCATCAAAACAGTTGGTGGAAAGATTATGAAAATTCGTCCAGTGAATGGTGTAGCAGCAGATTTAGCTTCTGCATCGATTATCTTTGGGGCGACATTAATTCATTTACCAGTATCAACAACACATGTGATTTCTTCATCTATCATGGGAGTTGGAACAGCACATCGTGTAAAGGGTGTAAAATGGGGCATGGCACGTAAAATCGTGACAACATGGGTCATCACAATGCCAATTTCTGCGGTGATGGCTGGAGCTATTTACTTTATCTTAAGTTTATTTTTCTAA
- a CDS encoding DUF47 domain-containing protein, with product MFNSNKQDPFFKALLNISKNVNEGIYFAHNARIQDIDALKEIADTMKRYETSGDKLIHELIVMLNKSFMTPIEREDILALANKLDDVIDGMEGCIAHFNMYNLTEVTEPMRQFLTYIAKSTDEMVQAMELLNSKKLVEMRKHAIQIKDYERECDEIFRSSMKQLFIQEKDPMRIIVFKDIYEQFEDIADSCQTVANTIETIIMRNA from the coding sequence ATGTTCAACTCAAACAAGCAAGATCCATTTTTTAAGGCATTATTGAATATCTCGAAAAATGTCAATGAAGGTATTTACTTTGCACATAATGCACGTATTCAAGATATAGATGCACTAAAAGAAATAGCAGATACAATGAAGCGATATGAAACAAGTGGCGATAAATTAATTCACGAGCTAATTGTGATGCTAAATAAATCATTTATGACACCCATTGAACGTGAAGACATTTTAGCACTGGCTAATAAATTAGATGATGTAATAGATGGCATGGAAGGCTGTATTGCTCATTTTAATATGTATAATTTAACAGAAGTGACAGAGCCGATGCGTCAATTCCTCACTTATATTGCAAAAAGTACAGATGAAATGGTACAAGCGATGGAGCTATTAAATAGTAAGAAGCTTGTTGAAATGCGTAAACATGCTATTCAAATTAAGGACTATGAGCGTGAATGTGATGAAATCTTCCGTTCTTCCATGAAGCAATTATTTATTCAAGAAAAAGACCCAATGCGTATAATCGTGTTTAAAGATATTTATGAGCAATTTGAAGATATAGCAGATAGCTGTCAAACAGTAGCAAACACAATTGAGACAATAATTATGCGTAACGCGTAA
- a CDS encoding sigma-70 family RNA polymerase sigma factor, translated as MNGILEKIIDEHAEHLLRLAYFYVKNRHVAEDIVQETFIKFSQHDYEERGQLRAYLSTLTINKSKDYLKSWHYKKLIFQEKILPVQAKKQRDELIEAEERSHIGAAILKLPLSYREPIILYYYEEMKIAEIAQVLGIVENTVKTRLKRAREALKPHLKQEEWEVLGHE; from the coding sequence GTGAACGGCATACTTGAAAAAATAATCGATGAACATGCAGAGCATTTACTTCGTCTCGCCTATTTCTACGTGAAAAATAGGCACGTTGCAGAGGACATTGTACAGGAGACCTTTATCAAATTTTCACAGCACGACTATGAGGAGCGTGGGCAGCTTAGAGCATATTTATCCACATTAACCATCAATAAAAGTAAGGATTATTTAAAAAGCTGGCATTATAAAAAACTAATTTTTCAAGAAAAGATTCTTCCAGTGCAGGCAAAAAAACAGCGCGATGAGCTGATTGAAGCGGAGGAAAGATCACATATAGGGGCAGCTATCTTAAAACTACCGTTATCCTATAGAGAGCCCATCATCCTGTACTATTATGAAGAAATGAAAATTGCTGAAATAGCACAGGTTCTAGGGATTGTAGAAAATACTGTGAAAACAAGGCTGAAAAGGGCAAGGGAAGCCCTGAAGCCTCATTTAAAGCAGGAAGAATGGGAGGTGCTTGGACATGAATGA
- a CDS encoding TetR/AcrR family transcriptional regulator yields the protein MRTIKKAQERRNEILDAAEELFNQKGFDGTSTNDILEKVGIARGTLYYHFKSKEDIMDALIDRMTDTILEAAKEIGANKSIPVNERMIRVVMALNISGGNGKEIMEHIHKPQNALMHQKIQKIIFNNVPSILADIIREGIEQGLFNTLYPYECMEMIVAYTNTVFDDDMVHLTDEERTSRIVALVFNVERLLGVENGSLMYMMKMFANGNENSE from the coding sequence ATGAGAACGATAAAAAAAGCACAAGAACGTAGAAATGAAATTCTTGATGCAGCAGAGGAGCTATTTAACCAGAAGGGCTTTGATGGTACTAGTACAAACGATATTCTTGAGAAGGTCGGAATTGCACGAGGAACACTGTATTATCACTTTAAGTCAAAAGAGGATATTATGGACGCATTAATTGATCGAATGACAGACACGATTTTAGAGGCGGCAAAAGAAATTGGCGCAAATAAAAGTATTCCAGTTAATGAGCGAATGATTCGAGTTGTAATGGCTTTGAATATTAGCGGGGGAAACGGCAAGGAAATCATGGAGCATATTCACAAACCTCAGAATGCGTTGATGCACCAAAAAATTCAAAAAATCATTTTCAACAATGTGCCATCTATTCTGGCGGATATCATTCGTGAAGGCATTGAGCAGGGATTATTTAACACACTATATCCGTACGAATGCATGGAAATGATAGTGGCCTATACGAATACCGTTTTTGATGATGATATGGTTCATTTAACAGATGAAGAACGCACTTCACGAATAGTGGCGTTAGTATTCAATGTAGAGAGACTGCTAGGTGTAGAAAATGGAAGTCTTATGTATATGATGAAGATGTTTGCCAATGGAAATGAGAACAGTGAATAA
- a CDS encoding HAMP domain-containing sensor histidine kinase has translation MKIKTWLLITFFLVMILPVTGAYSLYVWINGYYHDKNFTEYIEKWTELNHIKSVLNNTKYYKKDADMKDVEALTNDQLAITLYSKTGIVLYSSNPITSGFAAKEQIFKNLYELNQKYNAFTYKEPVYQKGELLGIYEIHLVRTDWVQGVQNRSWFVLAGSILLFLLIYVVAMLLLHQKLNRPLKELMRQMRAFAKGEQVTSDLGIRKDEIGELALAFLAMQNEIERARTHLKTEQQQKELMIASISHDLKTPLTSIQAYAESLQNKTLSEKQQFEYREVILTKADMMKHMLEDLMMYTLLQSSSYDLELVTVDGAEFFEMVLSDYEPLCEDQGFTLDVHCQVDGQYAVHPKQLQRVIDNLMSNAWRYGKVGTTIGLAAVNAGKCPTWCFDFVKTALTKLEGCYVIVQNSGQGINKEEIEKLFEPMYQADTARTKAGERGTGLGLNIAKQIIEKHGGTIKLVSKEGFGTAVLCWIPPFKGEN, from the coding sequence ATGAAAATTAAAACTTGGCTACTCATTACTTTCTTCCTCGTAATGATTTTACCAGTAACAGGTGCATATAGCCTTTATGTGTGGATTAACGGCTATTATCATGATAAAAACTTTACTGAGTATATTGAAAAGTGGACAGAGTTGAATCATATTAAATCTGTGCTCAATAACACGAAGTACTATAAAAAAGATGCTGATATGAAAGATGTAGAAGCATTAACAAATGATCAGCTTGCGATAACACTTTACTCAAAAACAGGCATTGTTTTGTATTCCTCAAATCCAATAACTTCGGGATTTGCTGCAAAAGAACAAATATTTAAAAATTTATACGAATTAAACCAAAAGTATAACGCCTTTACGTATAAAGAACCTGTTTATCAAAAAGGAGAACTGCTCGGTATTTATGAAATTCATTTAGTAAGAACGGACTGGGTACAAGGCGTACAGAATCGCTCTTGGTTTGTCCTAGCTGGCTCAATTCTACTGTTTCTTCTAATATATGTGGTAGCTATGTTGCTACTGCATCAAAAATTAAATCGCCCGCTAAAAGAACTAATGAGACAAATGCGTGCCTTTGCTAAGGGAGAGCAGGTGACATCAGACCTAGGAATTAGAAAAGATGAAATCGGTGAACTTGCGCTAGCCTTTCTTGCGATGCAGAACGAAATTGAACGGGCACGCACGCACTTAAAAACTGAACAACAACAGAAGGAGCTTATGATAGCTAGCATTTCACATGATTTAAAAACACCACTTACCTCCATTCAGGCATATGCAGAGTCTTTGCAAAATAAAACCCTATCAGAAAAGCAGCAGTTTGAATATCGAGAGGTTATTTTAACAAAGGCTGACATGATGAAGCATATGTTGGAGGATTTGATGATGTACACATTACTTCAATCTTCAAGCTATGATTTAGAACTAGTGACGGTTGATGGTGCAGAGTTTTTTGAGATGGTCTTGTCAGATTACGAACCACTTTGTGAGGATCAAGGCTTTACGCTTGATGTTCATTGTCAAGTAGATGGTCAATATGCTGTGCATCCTAAGCAGCTTCAGCGGGTAATCGATAATTTAATGAGTAATGCGTGGCGCTATGGGAAAGTAGGTACCACAATAGGTTTAGCAGCCGTAAATGCTGGGAAATGCCCTACATGGTGTTTTGATTTTGTAAAAACTGCCCTAACAAAGCTGGAAGGGTGCTATGTGATAGTACAAAATAGCGGACAAGGGATTAATAAAGAGGAGATTGAGAAATTATTCGAGCCAATGTACCAGGCAGATACAGCACGAACAAAGGCAGGAGAACGTGGTACAGGGCTTGGCTTAAATATTGCGAAACAAATCATAGAAAAGCACGGTGGAACAATTAAGCTTGTATCGAAAGAAGGCTTTGGAACAGCTGTACTGTGCTGGATTCCACCATTTAAAGGAGAGAATTGA
- a CDS encoding YrdB family protein has translation MLLLNLALRFLLEICLLIALGYWGMQTGKGWFLKICLGIGVPMIFAFIWALFGSPKATMPLNGTFHFMLEFVMFSLAVIALYAAGRKQLASIFAILIIINQILLTFFNQRA, from the coding sequence ATGCTGCTGTTAAATTTAGCTCTTCGCTTTTTATTAGAAATTTGTCTGTTAATCGCGCTTGGGTATTGGGGTATGCAAACAGGTAAAGGCTGGTTTTTAAAAATATGCCTTGGCATCGGTGTACCTATGATATTCGCTTTTATCTGGGCACTTTTCGGCTCACCAAAAGCAACGATGCCTTTAAATGGGACCTTCCATTTTATGCTGGAATTTGTAATGTTCTCTTTAGCTGTAATTGCTTTGTATGCAGCGGGACGAAAGCAATTAGCTTCGATTTTTGCTATACTAATTATCATTAATCAGATTTTATTAACTTTTTTTAATCAACGAGCATAA
- a CDS encoding DUF3221 domain-containing protein: protein MNEWQKELVKVAGEMSTSKERIKKRILRQQPTKQKKPIRFALLTIVVTLCLAGFVSVQLLNKDTKQATQMFNEKQFEHFEHVVYLMWPEQGEEFSKREAYQKYEQLVAYYYFAKSLGITSTKEELETEKKARYDELVMLQDSPQYMELFQGLGLKQYFRTYIEPMIPFYAARKELNAFYEKKYPTLARTADQIAARDALRYFQTHFAEQSIAFQKKMGIVNRTHSQGSIYVGTVIKIEDNAFLFVEGAIPEDLTKLSEEQIMKKYNNATWYPNLDDSPVKVGDYISLESSGSMSYEENGVEVTNGFLNSIEWIEPTVTKKLTIQNEQEIIQFFQQTDWQTPDNYKKMNQPPAYSFMLEGVRVDVWFSYGQTLYLQKVESGTIHLNQKRSEQLKAILGLQES from the coding sequence ATGAATGAATGGCAAAAGGAATTAGTAAAGGTAGCCGGTGAAATGTCAACGAGTAAGGAGCGTATCAAAAAACGTATCCTGCGACAGCAGCCTACCAAACAAAAAAAGCCCATTCGTTTCGCACTATTAACTATAGTTGTGACTTTATGCTTAGCAGGATTTGTGTCGGTGCAGTTATTAAATAAGGATACGAAGCAAGCAACTCAGATGTTTAACGAGAAGCAGTTTGAGCACTTTGAACATGTTGTGTATTTGATGTGGCCAGAACAAGGTGAGGAATTTTCTAAGAGGGAGGCCTATCAAAAATATGAGCAGCTAGTTGCCTATTATTATTTTGCGAAATCATTAGGCATAACATCTACTAAAGAAGAGTTAGAGACAGAAAAAAAGGCACGCTATGACGAGCTTGTCATGCTACAAGACTCACCTCAATATATGGAGCTTTTTCAGGGGCTGGGGCTAAAACAATATTTTAGGACTTATATCGAGCCCATGATACCGTTTTATGCAGCGAGAAAAGAGCTGAACGCATTTTATGAAAAAAAATATCCAACCTTAGCTAGAACAGCAGATCAAATCGCTGCAAGGGACGCCCTTCGTTATTTTCAAACCCATTTTGCTGAACAATCAATAGCGTTTCAGAAAAAAATGGGCATCGTCAATCGTACACACTCACAAGGCTCCATTTACGTAGGAACAGTCATTAAAATAGAGGATAATGCTTTTTTATTTGTGGAGGGTGCCATTCCTGAGGATCTGACAAAGCTGTCTGAGGAACAAATTATGAAAAAATATAATAATGCAACATGGTATCCAAACTTGGATGATTCCCCTGTCAAGGTAGGAGATTACATTTCATTAGAATCATCAGGAAGTATGTCATATGAAGAAAATGGTGTAGAGGTTACAAATGGCTTTTTAAACAGTATTGAATGGATTGAGCCTACTGTAACGAAGAAGCTTACTATTCAAAATGAACAGGAAATTATTCAATTTTTCCAGCAAACAGATTGGCAGACACCAGATAATTATAAAAAGATGAACCAACCTCCAGCGTATTCTTTTATGCTAGAGGGAGTAAGAGTTGATGTTTGGTTCAGCTATGGCCAAACACTTTATCTCCAAAAAGTGGAATCTGGTACTATCCATCTTAATCAAAAAAGATCGGAGCAATTAAAGGCAATTTTAGGCTTACAGGAATCGTAG
- a CDS encoding response regulator transcription factor, whose translation MREKLLLIEDDTAIGRIVKDTLEQEGYQITWATTGLEGIADFQSDSFDLVLVDWMLPEMDGLTVCQNIRWESEVPILMMSARNEEADKVEGLQGADDYIAKPFSLEELKARVASHLRRWKRYNKQEAMGDINTFSHGLKIDWQTETACLHNEELTLTQKEFALLKLLAKNPGQTFSKEELYQHIWQQASVDETHTVTVHVKALREKLKDSVKTPHYIQTVWGKGYRFIGEPL comes from the coding sequence ATGAGAGAAAAGCTATTACTAATTGAGGATGATACGGCGATTGGTCGTATTGTAAAGGATACGCTTGAGCAGGAGGGCTATCAAATTACTTGGGCAACTACAGGGCTTGAGGGAATTGCTGATTTTCAAAGTGATTCATTCGATTTAGTGCTCGTTGACTGGATGTTACCTGAAATGGATGGGCTTACGGTGTGCCAAAATATTCGCTGGGAAAGCGAAGTACCTATTTTAATGATGAGTGCGCGTAACGAAGAGGCAGATAAGGTGGAAGGCTTGCAGGGAGCTGATGATTATATTGCAAAGCCCTTTAGCTTAGAAGAATTAAAAGCACGGGTTGCCTCACATCTACGTCGCTGGAAACGTTATAACAAACAAGAAGCGATGGGGGATATAAATACCTTTTCCCATGGTTTAAAAATTGATTGGCAAACAGAAACAGCGTGTCTCCATAATGAGGAACTGACATTGACACAAAAGGAGTTTGCCCTGCTCAAACTGCTTGCCAAAAATCCAGGTCAAACCTTTTCAAAGGAGGAACTTTATCAGCATATTTGGCAACAAGCGAGTGTGGATGAGACGCATACTGTGACGGTCCATGTTAAGGCATTGCGTGAAAAGCTTAAAGATTCAGTAAAAACGCCTCATTATATTCAAACAGTATGGGGTAAGGGGTATCGCTTTATTGGTGAACCATTATGA
- a CDS encoding DUF4260 family protein, which yields MKLRKIISLEYLLAFLISLFFYWQFDFSLFYFFLFLLLPDLSMLGYTVNTKVGALFYNIGHSLILPAILMMIGFGTMSTLPLMASIIWLAHIFLDRALGYGLKYDEAL from the coding sequence ATGAAACTACGTAAAATCATTTCTCTTGAATATTTACTAGCATTTTTAATCAGTCTATTTTTCTATTGGCAGTTTGACTTTTCATTATTCTATTTTTTCTTATTTTTATTGCTGCCTGATCTTAGTATGCTCGGCTATACTGTCAACACTAAAGTTGGGGCTTTATTTTACAATATAGGTCATAGCTTAATATTGCCAGCTATTCTAATGATGATTGGCTTTGGCACGATGTCTACACTCCCTCTAATGGCATCGATTATTTGGCTAGCCCATATCTTTTTAGATCGTGCGCTTGGCTACGGCTTAAAATATGATGAAGCCCTTTAA